Proteins from a single region of Budorcas taxicolor isolate Tak-1 chromosome 7, Takin1.1, whole genome shotgun sequence:
- the LOC128051402 gene encoding myosin-2-like, which translates to MGFSLLLTKQRSSRRSRRARVLCNSSAPMEVSILKKTDKETLTCVMNRQEEISSKHKPGEFSVKNLTEEMAGLDEVIAKLTKEKKALQEAHQQTLDDQPSSTTGSRLVPTMAAFLRPFQKTSWNVKSSGPEEASLRTKLEEVMEFQLSYFKS; encoded by the exons ATGGGCTTCTCGCTTCTCCTCACGAAACAAAGAAGCAGCCGCCGCAGCCGCCGAGCGAGG GTACTGTGCAACTCCTCTGCCCCCATGGAGGTTTCTATtctaaaaaaaacagacaaagaaacaTTAACCTGTGTGATGAATCGCCAAGAGGAGATTAGTTCAAAACACAAGCCTGGAGAATTTTCT GTTAAAAACCTCACAGAAGAGATGGCCGGCCTGGATGAAGTCATAGCTAAGCTGACCAAGGAGAAGAAGGCCCTCCAGGAGGCCCATCAGCAGACCCTGGATGACCAGCCAAGCTCCACCACAGGTTCCAGGCTGGTTCCAACAATGGCGGCATTTCTTCGGCCTTTCCAGAAGAcgtcatggaatgtgaagtcaagtggacctgaggaagcatcgctacgaacaaaactagaggaggtgatggaattccagttgagctatttcaaatcctaa